The region GCTGGAGTGGATCTCGTCCCGCGGCGACATCTGGCACGAGGTGCAGTACGTCAACGACGCCCCGCTGGTCCGGCTCAGCGCCAAGGGCGCGAAGGAGCCCGCCCATCCGGTCTCCCGGCACACGTCCGCCGGTGCCCGCGCCGCGCAGCGGCCGGCGGCGCAGTCGCCGAAGGCCTCCGCGGCCCGCCCCGGCCCGCGCCCGCCGGTCCCGGCGCGCGGCACGCTGCGCCGGGTCGCGCGCGATGTGCTGCCGCCGGTCGTCACCCGCGCCCTGGTGAAGGCCCGCCGGCGGGCCCGTACGCACTGAGGCACCGGCGCGGGCCGGGGCGGGACACCGCGCCCCGGCCCGCGCACCGGCGCCCGGGGCGGTCCGGCCCCGGCGCGCCCGGGGTTCCGGGGCGAGCCCCGGCCGGACGGGGTCGCACAGGGACGTCCCAGGCCCCACGAGCCCGCCATGATCCGAACGACACCCCCTAGCGCGGCACCTGCCCCACCAGGACGAACACATTGGACCGCAGCAGCATCCCGGCCGGGCGCGGCAGCGGATGGGAGTACGTCCGCCGTACGGCCAGGCCCGCGGACTCGGCGAAGGCGCGCAGCAGGGCGAAGTCGGTGAAGCGCACCGGGGTGGGCCCGGCCCGGTGCCCCGCCTCCTGTGCGGTGATCAGCAGCACCCCGCCGCCGGGCCGTACGTACCGGACGTAGGCCCGCAGCAGCCCTTCGACCTGCTCGTCGTCCAGGTGCTCCAGGACGTTCGCGATCAAGAGCGCGTCGAAGGCGCCGGGCCGGGCGTGCGGGCTCGCGAGGAAGGTGTCGGCCGTGTAGGCGGTCAGCCCGCGTTCCCGGCAGCGGGCCACGGACTGCGGATCGTGGTCCACGCCGACGCTGCCGGACGCGCAGTCGGCGAGCGTGTCGCCGGTCCCGCAGCCGATCTCCAGCACCCGGCCGGTGCCGATCCGCCGCAGCTGACGGCGGTACGGGGACCGGGCGGGCAGCAGCCGTGCCGGGCCGCCGCGTGCCCGGTCGTCCGGCAGCCGCGCGGTGGAGGCGGCCGGCGCGGTGCCCGTGGGGCGTGCGGGCCGGGCGGTCCGGATGTCGCTGCCGGGCGGCCCGGCGTCGGGGCTGTCGGTGGCGGCGGAGCTGTCGGTTCGGCCGGGCATCGGGACGCGGTCACCTTCCCTGGGGAAACACGGCGCGCCAGGCGCCGTAAGGCTGTGCAACGGGTCTACGGCATCAGACGCGGCCCGGCGCTACGGCGCGCCGAGTGCGCACACCGAGCGCCCTCACGCACACACGAACTGTCGACGGGTCCTCTCACCCTTTCAGCGCAGATCCGGTGACCGTGCCGCCGCGGGCGAGTTGAACGGACCGGTCTTGTGCATCGCCAGTCCGGAAAGGCTTGGTCCGCGTATGAAGCCTCGGCTCACCGTCGTCGTCCCGGTCCATCGCATCGAAGGGTCCGAGCGGAATGTGGAGGAGTGCCTGGAGTCGGTCGCGGCCCAGACGCTGACCGATCTGGATGTGGTGATGGTGGACGGCGGTCCGCCCGCGGAGGGCGGCGGGGCAGCCGCCGCCGCGGAGGGCACGCCCGCCGCTCTCGCCCGCCGTTTCGCCGAGCGCGACCCACGGTTCCGGATCGTCCACCACCCCGGGGGCGGTCCGGCCCCCGGCTGCGGCGCGCTCCGCAACACCGGTGCCCGGCACGCCTATCCGCACACCGCCTATCTGTCCTTCCTCGACGCCGACGACGTGCTGCTGCCGCGTGCGTACGAGGATCTCGTCGGCCTGCTGGAGCGCTCCGGCTCGGACCTGGCGACCGGCAACGTCTACCGGCTCGGGGCGGCCGGCCGCAGCCAGTCCGCACACCATCCGGCCGCCCGCCCCACTACGCTGCGCACCCGTCTCGGCGACGACCTCACCCTGCTGTCCGACCACTTCGCCCGCAACAAGGTCTTCCGCCGCGCCTTCTGGGACAAGCACCGATTCGCCTTCCCCGAAGGGGAGTTGTGCCATGACGCGGCGGTGACGCTGCCCGCGCTGTTCCTCGCCGGGGCGGTCGACGTCCTGCAGGAGCACGTCTGTTACTGGCGGCTGCCGGAAGGGTCCGACCGGCACCGCAGGCCCGACGCGCGGGGCGTACGGGACCGGTTCGCGGCGGTGGCCGGCATCCGGCGCTTCCTCGCCGACCCCGCCCACGCCCGGCTGCGCGCCCATCAGCGCGACTACGACCGCGCGCAGCTCACCGAGGGGCTGCTCGATCTGGTGGACGCGCTCCCGGCGGCCTCGCCGGAGTGCCGGACCGCGTTCCTCGACTGCGCCCGCGACTTCCTCTCCGGCGTCGATCCGGCACTGTTCCCCACGCTCCCCGTGGAGCTGCGGATGCGCTGGTACCTGATCCGCTCCGGGCGCCTGGCCGACCTGCTCACGCTGCTCACCCACGAGGCCCGCAACCCGGCCGGGTTCACCGTCGCCGGGCCGCCGCTGCGCAAGCGGGCGGTGCTGCCGCTGACCCCGCCGCTGGAGCTGCCGCCGGGGGTGACGCGGCTGGACCGCGCCGACTTCCCCGTACGGGCCCGGGTCCGGGAGGCGGTGTGGCGCCACGGCGTGCTGGTGCTGCGCGGCTACGCCTACATCCGGAACCTGGACGCCGCGCACCGGCACGGTTACCTCAGGACGGCCGTGCTGTCGTGCGGGCGGCGCCGGATCCTGCTGCCGCTGCGGCCGGTGGTGATGCCGGAGGCGACCGCCGAGTCCGGCCAGGAGCTGCACTGTTACGACTGGTCGGGCTTCGAGCTGCGGATCGATCCGGCCCGGCTGCGCAAGGGCGGGCGCTGGGAGGAGAGCGACTGGTCGGTCGGGGTGCTGCTGGCCTCGGGGGGCATGGTGCGGGCCGCGGCGCTGCACGCGGCGGAGACCGGTTCCGGCGCCGCCCCGTGCGCCCATGAGCTGCCGGGTGACGGGGCCGGCGCGGAGGGCGTCCGGATCACGCCCCGGTACCCGGACGGGCGGCTGCGGCTGTCGGTGGGCCGGCCGGTCCGGCGGTTGACCGGCCACCGTGCGGCGGCGGCCGGCGCCCTGGACCTGACCGTCACCACGCCCGGCCCGCCGCCCGCCGCCCTGCGGCTGACCCACCAGGGCACCGGCACGGTGGTGTCGTTCCCGGTGGAGACGGACCCTGCGGCGGGGGCGGGGGCGGGGGCGGGGGCCGAGGCCGGGGCGCGGAGCGGAG is a window of Streptomyces caniferus DNA encoding:
- a CDS encoding class I SAM-dependent methyltransferase, with the protein product MPGRTDSSAATDSPDAGPPGSDIRTARPARPTGTAPAASTARLPDDRARGGPARLLPARSPYRRQLRRIGTGRVLEIGCGTGDTLADCASGSVGVDHDPQSVARCRERGLTAYTADTFLASPHARPGAFDALLIANVLEHLDDEQVEGLLRAYVRYVRPGGGVLLITAQEAGHRAGPTPVRFTDFALLRAFAESAGLAVRRTYSHPLPRPAGMLLRSNVFVLVGQVPR